AGCTTATGATTACTTTTGGTTCTAATTGTTCTTCGAGGCCATATAAGCCGCCTTCTCTGCCCAAGCCCGATTGTTTAAATCCGCCGAATGGTGCCAGCGCATCGTGATAGATCGTGTTGATCGCTACTCTGCCCGCATTGATCTGTGCAGCCACTCGCTGCGCCCGCGCCATGTCTGAACTGCTTACATAGGCATGCAGTCCATATATGGTATCGTTGGCAATGGCAACAGCTTCTTCCTCTGTTTTGTAGGTAATAACGGATAATACAGGCCCGAAAATTTCTTCCTGCGCAATCGCCATTTCATTACTTACACCTGTAAATATAGTGGGTTTGACGTAAAATCCGTTCTGTAATCCATCCGGCTTACCCAGACCACCAACTAAAAGTTCCGCGCCCTCGTCGATACCCCGCCTGATGAAATGCTGTATCCGGTCAAACTGTTTCTGACTGGCCATCGGCCCAATGACCGTCTGCTCATCTCTTGGATCACCAACTTTTTGTGTAGCCATGGTTCTCAGCAAGACAGCTTTAACCTCTGGCAGGACAGCTTCCGGCACCAGCAGTCGTGTGCCAGCAATACAGGCCTGACCACTATTCATGAAGGCCGCATTTACCGCCATTGGTATTGCAGTTTTGAGATCTGCATCATCAAGAATGATATTGGGTGATTTACCGCTTAGTTCCAGCGTGACGCGCTTCATCGTGTCCACTGCATTACGGGCAATGATCTTCCCAACCACTGTAGAACCTGTGAACAGAATTTTGGCCACAGCAGGGTGGGTAGACAATACCGTTCCCAAAATATCTCCGCGTCCATGCACCATATTGATTACGCCGGCTGGAAGTCCTGCCCGGTCGAAGCATTCTGCCAGAACCTGCGATTGAATCGCACTCATTTCACTGGGTTTGATTACTACGGTACAGCCAGCAGCAATTGCCGCCGCGAGTTTTACACATATGGAACCCGAATTGGCATTCCAGGCCGTCATGATCCCCGTTACGCCAATAGGCACCATAGTGACTGCTGACTGACCTATGCGGCGTTCGAAAGAAAAATCCTTAAGGATTTCCTTGAAGTAGAGGAAAGTCTCTGCGGCATACTGGTTTGACCAGCGGGACCGTTGTACCGTTGCACCATACTCTGTAGTGGTTACTTCTTGTAGATCGTCGAGGCACTCCATCAGGGCATCATGTAATTGCTGTAGGTAATCCATGCGCTGTGCTCTGCTTGTTTGTGAAAAAGAAGGTAAAGCTGCTGATGCAGCAACTATTGCAGCCTCCATATCCTGCTTATTGCCCAATACGACATGGCCGATGAGGCTTTCATCCGAAGGATTAATGATATCCATCTTCTCGGTGCCTGTCGAAGGCCGAAATTGACCATCGACGTAATGCTGGTTGATTATTTTCATTTTGTTGTCTTTTAAACTTAGCTCAAGAGCATCGTTATTATTGACACAAAATTACTTCGCTGCCGTCTTTGAAGGTTTGTTAAAAAGCCCAGATTACTTTGTTGAAAGGCTCAACTATTTGGTTCTCCGTCTATACAGTATGATTTTTGGTGGAGTATTTCCGCGTTTTTTTACCATACCCTGGGGAATAAATTTTCCCTTTGCGGTCTCTTCGATAAAATCCGACACATCGTAGCTTGCTATTGTCCAGAAAATGAAAGGTGCCATCAAAGACAATGAAGATATTCGTTTCTCAAAGTAATGAAGGTATTGGAACCCGGACAACCTATTTTTAAGAGATCCTTCGACCTTATCAAAACAATATAGAACAGACTGCTGAACATTTTTTGCAAAATGAAATTTTAAGCACATGTAGCATTCGTGAATTTAGTAAAGAATACTTTGACATTTAGTTTTTAGAGCTAGTGGTCAACAAGCTTAATCTTTCTGGATCTTTCCGGTTTTTCGAAGATCACAAGTATATTAACAAATCAGCCGCCAGCAGCCCTCGTTTCAATTCGTCACGATCACTGCTGGCGGCTGGTCTCTATGTTATAAATAATCTTTTCCGCCTCAAATAGAGCTTTAAAAATTAGAGCATAGATAATCAAAACAATGAGCCAATGTCTAATTTTTAGACTTATCAATAGAAACCCTAACAATACACCAATTGCGCCGATAGAAATTCGGAAATAAAGTATAGATTCATATTCCATCGCATACCAATAACAACCCTTGCAAAAATTGTATCGATAGAGCAAATAAACATCTCCATAAGTAATTAAAACGTTGAAAAGAATTATTAATGTTCCAACTATCCGACAAAGGATGGAACTGGTTAGTATCTATGAGTTGCTCTTTTTAAAGTAACGATCAAGTTAGTCATACCTTTTCAGTTTTCAACAATATTCCGGTAACTATTGTAGCTGTCGAATAATACTCCACAAGCGTTAATGCAGCTAATAATGAATTTGTAGTCGATACTATTTAAGATGAAAAAGTCAGAAAAATAAAACGAATAATAAATAAACCCCTACGAATTGTGAATGGCGGACTTTAATGCTAAGCTTATTTGTATTTTAGCTGTAAGAAAATTTTAATTAAATAAATACCAAAGTATATCAGCTTTTGACTAAAATCGCCAGCCTAAGGAAGGCCCAAAACATTAACTGTAAATTTGGAAACCCATTAAACTGACAAAATCCCATGCGTGAAATCTTAACAATAATAAGTATACTCGTAGTTGTCCTCGTTTTCTTTTATTTGATCAAAAAAAATCAGAAAAGACGGACAACGCAGAGATCATCGGTCAACGATATGGATCAATTTATGTCTTTACAGTTTTCGCTTGACCACGCAGAATTTACACTAAATCAAAGCGAAAACCTATATCCCTTTGCAATGACAATGTCTAACAATGGCGTAGATACAAACTTTTATAATTTTGAAAACAAAGAGATTTCGATTGACAGCATCCAGGCTCAATTGAAGGAAAGTGAAACTGATATTGACTTGGTTTTCATCATTTCTAATGATGCAAAGAATTCGAGACTTGAAATCCAGCGCTTTTTAAAGGGTGTTAAAAAAAGTCAACTTTTCAATATGAGTTACAAAATTGTTGGGGACAAATATCAACTTGACAGACAAAATTTAAAACCTATTAAAGAACAAGCTAGTTTTCTTTATTAAACGCGAACCATGCTTACTAAATTAATAGTAAAGGAGGCTAATTTAGAACATTTACACAGGATATTGGAGCTTTGAAAGCGGGACTTTGGTTAAAATATTAAGCCTGGATGATGGTAGTTGTAAAGAACTGCAATATTATCCTTATGATTTAGTTCATTGGGAAGATTAAGAGAAATGTGGGTAAGGATTAGTTTTAATTGAAAGGTCGAGTTTGAAGGGCTCGACCTTTTTTGTAAGTGTTAAATATAATCTTTACTAACCTTGAAAATTGAATTACCTTCGCTATCGAAAATTATGGTACCACATTCCTGACAAGTGTCATCGGTAAGTGACTCGCCCATTTTCAACTGCCACACATTCATACTTCCGCAGCTACAGCATACAGTATAAAGAACCTCTCCGGTTTGGCTTCCCCAGGGTTTGAACTGCCAAAACTTATCGCTTGCTTTTTTGATCTGCTTGCTGTTGCTCTTTTCCATGACAGCTACGTAATAGCTATCGTTACCTAAATCAAGTTGCACTATTTCCAAACCCTTGTTTTTAAGTTCATGATTTGATGCTTTCAGAAGAGAAGGAACGAAATCTCCGGGTGTAGCCGCCTGATCATTTGCCATCTTATAAGCAGCTGTAAAATCGAATGTAGCTTCTGGGTTAAAAGCAATTGCCCGGTGCTGTAAGAAACTGCCTATTTCATTTAAATAGGCTTCACCCTTCCAGTCAATCTGTAATAAAAATTGATGGTCCAGTAAATAGTTTAGCGTATCCTCATTGCTGAATTCTTCAGTGGGAAAGTTCTGCTGTTCGCCAGCCGATAAAACGTAAAAAAATGCCGCCGTTTTCATTGTTTAATTAAAATGATCACATCCAATTTAACTATTTTTCTGCAGATTCCATATCGCAGCTAGTAAAACCGACAAAGTAACCAAATTGCTTCCCTCAGCCGGTTAGAGGGAAGCAATTTTTAGAATCTAAGACGGTGTCACTTTTTTTATCACTTAAAACTAATTCAAAAATCAAAGAGGTGGTTCCTGGGGCGAATACCGTTACTCATGATAAGATGCTTTCATTTTGACGGTAAAAGCATAGGTTTATTGGCAAGATAATCGTTGTAATAGCTGGAAATTTTCATCATCAAAACAAACTATTATAATTCGTTTGATTGTTGTATTTGATTCAAGAAACTGATTTATCGCGTTCATCGATATTTGGGCAGCCAATTCCTTAGGGAACCTGTATATACCTGTACTGATATTCGGAAAAGCAATTGTTGTACAGCCATTATCCACAGCCTGTCTAAGAGAGTTGAAGTAACAGTTTGCTAGGAGGTTCTCTTCATTCTTTTGGCCGCCATTCCAAACTGGGCCGACCGTGTGGATGACATATTTAGCGTCTAGATTGCCAGCTGTGGTGATAACCGCTTCACCAGTTTTGCAGCCCCCTTGTCTAGCTACTATCATTCGGCATTCTTCCAGAATAGCTGGCCCGCCTGCTCGGTGAATGGCACCATCTACACCGCCACCACCAAGTAAGGAGCTATTTGCAGCGTTTACGATTGCATCGACTTCGATCTTAGTGATATCTCCTTTAATAACGTTTACTATTTTGTTCATTGGGTATAGCATAATATGAGGACACTTGCACCGACATAGCCGATGGATCTCATGGCTTTTTTTTTAAAAATTCCTGGCAATTCAATCCAGGGTTCCCATTCATGAATGGAATAGGAGAGTACTAGGTTGTATTTCCACTAAAGAAAGATACGTCTTTTTTCTTTTGTTTTTCTTATTGAATTTGTGATTGTGTTTGAAGGATAACGCATTTTTCGAACGCAGAAAAATAATATAATAATTTTAGGGACAACTTAGTGATATAACCGTTTACCTTAATATAAAACTATTATCAATTACATTTTTAAACTGATTTATGTTATTAGGACTACTCTTATGGCAACTTCTATTTTTGTTGGAGTTTTTACTGAAATTAATTTCTCTGTTTTTATTGATTTCGAATAGGCGTAAACTACGACCATTCAATTTCCTCTCGTATGTGTTGGCTATCATATTCTTACCATTGGTTGGTAGTATTTACATACTTATCCTACTTAAAAAGATAAAAGGAGGTCGAACGGATACAAATATGGCTGCATTTGGCCGATTTAATTTTATCAGCAAATAAATTTTACTAAATAATTAAATATCAAATTACTTCCCAAAAACAATAAATTATATGAAAAAACTACTAATTCTGGTGTTAACAACTCTTGTCTTGAGTTGTAACAAGAGCGATTTTACCCCTACAAAAGAGAAACAGCTAAATGAATACGAAGCTTTCAAAAAAACAGCTGGAATAAATGATGATAATTTGGCAGTACAAAAATTTTTTGAACAGAAAAATAAAGAAACAGGCTCCAAGATATTATATTACTCATTTGGATTAGATAAAAAGCAGGATACTATAAATGCTTATCTTCCTGATAACATTATCCCAAAAAAAGCATTCTCAAGCAAAAAGGCAGAACCTAGTGCTGAAGATTGGAAAAAATTCGATGCCTATGACGCTTCCGCTATGCTGGATGGTCTTTCCTCTATGACACCCAGCTATGACGCTAACGTCAAATGGACAGTTCTAACCAATCGGGCAGGTCTCTGGAATGTTTTTTCAGAAGAAACGATAACGCTAAGAAAATATGGTACATGGAGCAAAACATATATTCATGCAATTGCACATTTGGGATCATACATAAAAGGAACAGGGTTTATTCCCCTGCCTGTTTCTTGGAGTGAAAATCTGGTCGATATTTATCCAACTGCCGATAATTTGACTTATGAAACTCGCAATTGTATTGTTAGAGTATTAGGAAGTGTTTCAATGGGCTGGTCATGGACTACTGGAAATTATTGTGTGATAACGGCTAAAGAGTATTAAACATGTATTTTATTAATAACTTTTTCATTTGCCTAACATTGACGGTGACTACGATTTTTGCTCTTGCATGCCAAAGTTCTCAGACTAAAGGTGTTTCGGGGCAAGTTGCTGACTATAAGTTGACTGTAACGATGCGGGTAAATAATCTATCCCCATTTAATACATTTCTTTGGGGATTTGACACTATTATTATAGAACCATATTTGATCAAGCAAAATCATATAAAGATGAATGTTTATCATGACCAGAAAAAAGAGATCGATACAGAAAATTCGTTTTCATCAGATTCACTTGCCGGCTACTTTGTATCCTCGGTGAATACCAATAAAGCTTACACTTTTGACGCAAAGCACAATTTTATTAAAGAAATTCCTAGATCAGATAAAAAGAACGGCTTTTTATTTGAAAGAAACATAAGTCCTATTGCACCTTTTATAGCAGATTTTAAGCTTTCCGGAGACACAGTGGTGGAAGGACAGACTAGAAAATTACTTAGACTTCTAAAGAATAAGGATGGTGTGGAAACGGAATACCGTATCACGATGGATCAGTTGATGTTTAATAAGATAAACATTCATCCAATAAGCGAAGATTTAGACCTTAAATTCAAAGGGACATGTATGTCGTTGGAAATTCTATCAAAATATAAAAATGAGCAGAGCAAGGTCCAAATTTTTTGCAAAGTTAGCCATGATTTATCTTCAAATGATCAAAATATAATAAGCTATTTTAAGCAATGGCAAAAGAAATAGATATTGTGCTCTTTCAAAAATTAGGGTCACTATCCTGTACGGATGCCTGTTCTATAAACAGGCATCTTTATTATTAGCTTGGCAATAGTCAGAGTACCGGAGTTTTGGCGACTTATTCCAATCGAATTACAGTTAACAATTTAAAGATTGATAAGATCAATACCTCTCGCGGAATGCAGTTTATGCTATGCAGATTTTGAGGATGCCGTTGGCAATAAAATAACGATACAGAACGGCGTACTACAAGATCGTATGAAAATCTCCAACAATGTAGGTGTTTAAGGTAAATTAAATGGGTAAGATAGTAAGATAAGGGACAGATCTTTTTTATAGTCAGGATTTGATCAACTTTTTCTAGGAAATGATGTCAAAAAGCTTTCCTCTAACTGGTAGAGGGAAGCTTCTTTGTTTTAGGACTTCGTCTTTTACTACCATGAATAACAAGAAACAAATAGACTTTTCGGTATCTCCCTAATACCGCTTACATACCGCTTGTTTTCCTCGGATAGCCTCCATAGCAGCCATACTTTTGCTATATACATAAAAACAAAAAAATATGGCAAATCAATTTTTAATTAAAGACAAGATGGCGGATATGCGAGGCTTATCTGCTTGTGAAATCTTGGCATTACAGAGCGGATGCTGTGCAGGAGTGCAACTATTAGGGTATTATGAGAAAGGAGATACCCCAGCACCCATTATTTACTCACTGAGTACAACTTTACTGGTAGACAATGGCGGGAGTATTGTTGAAACCGGAGGCGTTAAACTGGAACATCAATTTATCGAAGATGTCAATGCACTTTATTTCGGTGTCAGTGCCTCACTTACTGATAATGCAGCGAGATTGGCTGTGTTTTTTGACTATCTAAAGGAAAACAAAACGCTAGAAGGGGTTTTGCCCATCGGAACGATCGCCTATAGTCAGCCGATAAACTTTGTTTTCGAAGGGGCTAAACTCAGAGGGCAGGGAAAAGGTACTATATTAAAGTTTACAGGATCTGCAGACAATGCTTTTGAGATTGATGCATTTAAAGGTGGTACCGAAACGACCCAGTTTATCAACAATATCACCATCAGCGATATCGTTTTCTCCGGAAATGCCAACACCACCATTACCTTATACCTCAGAGGCATTGCACGGAGTAAGTTCTCCAATGTGTGGGTAGGTGATGGCAAGAGTAGCAGTGATGGATATGGTTGGTACCTCGCGTCCGTACAGCTGACACAGTTTTTGGGCTGTGGATGTAACAAGTATCTCACGCCAATGACAAGTGTTCCCTATACGGGAATATTTATCGGATTGGGACAGCGTGGTAGTATCACTGCGGGTAACAGCACTAACAACACGTTTTATCAAAACTATTTTGAAGGTTTGAGCATTGGTGTGTTGATGTCCCACGCCGATGAAAATACCTTCATTGGCGGTAGTTCAGAAGCCAATAGCGTATATGGTATCGTTGTTGGTAAGGATTGTAAGGTAAATACCTTTATCGGTGTCGGACTGGAGGCCAATCCTGTCGATGTTTCCGATAGTTCCAGCTATAGCACCTATACCAATTGTTACTTTGGAAATATCCTGCGTATAGGCAGTACAGCTAAGCAGATTTCAGTCCAGGGAGCAATGATAGGGCGGATTGAAATACAAGATGGAGCGCGATATATTGAAATCAAGAATTCCGTCTACAACCGATTTATAAATGGCGCAAAAGGAATTTTTGATTTAGGGAAGCGTACATCCTTTGTTAATGTTGAGAATTATGATACACATGAATTTATAAAACAAAACATCGAAATCGATGGGACAGTCGCTGCCGATTCATATAAGGTAAAGGAAAAAAACGATATCCTTACGCCAATCAACAGCATTGACCCAGTAGGAGGATTTTCTCCGATTATTGTTAAAGATACAGCATCATTCTGGCCGATTCAGGGGGTTGCATTGGGAGTGGACAGAACAGGGAATTTCAATGATACTAATTCCATAAGTTCCTTTCGGATATTTTCAAAAGCCAATACCCTGGATGAACTATATTTTACCAAAAAGCTTTTTGGTACCGGAGCGATAACGGATTGGTCGCCCTTACGTAGGCTTATTCACGACAATAATCTCGCCACCACGGCAGTTAAAGGCATTGTCTCACAATCTACTGCGGTAGCCAATGTAGGCGCGAGCAATAGTACAAAATCAGTTCTTAATGATGCTGCTGATTTAGCTACTTCCGTAGCCCTGGTGAATGACCTGAAATCCAAATACAATCAGGCAGTCGATCTGATCAACGAGTTGAAGGCTCAGCTCAATACGAAGTTACAGTCCGATCGAGCGAGTGGTCAACAATCAAGTTAACGATGTTGAGCCGCTAGAGATATGGAATATTCGCAAGGATATTGGATCTAACCACAAAGTTGAGGAATACGGGTGCTTTGGCAATCGAGTTTCGACTAATTGAGGTAAAAATAATCATGCAGTATTCTACCTGAATACTGCATGATGTATTCATACTAAAGTTAAGGTAAATATATTGTATATTGATACCATGTAATTGCTGAGGGGAAAGCACAAAATACGATGCATTTTTTGATTTAGCAAAGTCCTCAAATCATTATTAATTATGCTGAGAATATGGAACTGCCTTATTGTATTTTTATTCTTCTGTTCTTGCGATGGAAGGAATTATATTGATTTCAAGAGCACTCAGATTTTGGCTGAGCATAAGATGAATTTTCCGAAGGAATCTACAGATCATTTCCCTCAGCGATTAGGAAGTGAGGTGGATATCATTTATAATGAAGGGATCGAAAATAATAATCTCAATCTATACCTGGTTGAACACAACGTAAGTGAAAAAGATATCAGTAAATTACTTAATAGGTTGAAAGATACTAAGTATTATAGCGGGAGCGATAAAAATCTTTTAATCATCAATAGAAATGAAAAGATCATAGAAGGCTTTAGTGAATTTCCGAAGATTGACAGCGCTAATTTACAAGGCGATGCTCCTGTTCCAAATTTTATCAGTTATAAAAAAGGGATATATGCTGATCCTAATTATGAATTTTATATTATCCATACTGACAATAAGGAAAGACAGTTTAAAAATGAAATTCTTGGCGAAAATGCATCAATGCCATTTAATTGGAAACATGGTATTACTTATGGTGTTGCTGTCAATAAATTGGAGAAAGATATAATTTATTGGGTTGCAGTTTGGTAATGCTTATGTGCGGCGCCCTGAAGATCAAATGACTCAAAACTAGTCGTGTTTTTTGACAGATTCATCTATAAGTTTCATTAGATGATCGACAGTATTAGCTACTTCTTCTTTCTGCACGACTAATGTTTTTTTTTCCAGACCCGGAGGAAGAGAAATCTTGCCATTAAATTCAGGAAGAAACAAATTGATGTTTTCCTGATCCATTTTATTGAAATTAATAAAAGTCCATTTTTTGGTTTCGTCCTCTTTTAACGCTAATAAGTAAGCTGAAGTGATTGCCATTTTGCCTTTTTCAGGCATAGACATTACCAATACTTGAGGAATAAAGCAATACGCTATCCCATCAATTTTTGAGACATCCATATCGACATAATTGATCATGGAATCAATTTTAACACCGTATTTTATAAGAGAAGAATAGAGTTCTTTGGTCAGTTTTGTTGCCTGATCTATCCCGCCCATGCTTTCAATTATGCGGGGTGATGTTTGACTTAAAATACCTTCGATATCTCCGGAAATAGATGCTTTTGTCATAATAGACAGTGCTTCCCTGAGCTGCGGATCTTTTTGCGCAAAGCTTGTATTATGAAAAATAGTTAATAGCGTAATTAACAAAAATATTCTTTTTCGCCGGATGTATTTAAACAGGTTGAACCAATTGTTGCTTTGCATAATGGAAAGAGGTTAATTCCCATTGAATTTACAGGTTTTTATTTACAAATCAAATTTAGATAAGTGTCTCCGTATTCCAAATATAATAGAGTGCTTAGGCGAATAGTTGTACTGGCTTGATAGTCCTTTTTTGATCGCTGTAAGGTTTTGCACTATTTAAGTGCATGTTGTGTTATCAGCCCCTATTTGGATAACAAAACCGTCACACTTTTCGGTATCTCCCACATACCGCTTACATACTACTTCTTTTCCTCAGATAGGCAAGTTCGCAACCATACTTTTGCTTTATACATAAAAACAAAAGAATATGACAAGTCAATTTTTAATTAAGAACACAATGGCAGATATGCGGAGCCTTTCTGTTTGTGAAATTACGGCATTACAAAGTGGATGTTTTACAGGAGTACAGCTGCTGGGCTATTATGAGAAGGGAGATACCCCAGCGCCTATTGTTTATTTTTTGAGCACTACACTAGATGACGACGATGGCGGGAGTATTATTGAAACCGGAGGTATTAAACTAGAACATGAATTTATAGATGAACTCAATGTCAGATATTTCGGTGCCAAGGGTGACGGCACACACGATGATACCTCAGCTATTCAGAGCACGATTGATTACGCTCCCATAAATAGCGAGGACTCGGGGGTAATAAGCCCAAAAGGATTCGCTAATGGTTTTAATATTCAGATTCCAAGAGGTCGCTATAAGGTTTCGAGCACCATTATGCTTAAACGAGGATTAAATATAAAAGGAGCGTCCATGGAGTCTACGCAACTTTTATCTTTCACTCCAGACTCCGTAATAAAGTACAGCGATGAGGGACGGTACATACAAGATGAGATTAAAATTAGCGATTTATCCATATGGCAGGACAAAACTGTTACTGCCACAAATGGAGCGGCTATTATGCTTGATTATGGTTCGACCACTGTATATAGCATGAAGCTTATGGTTGATAACGTATATATAGAGGGTACTTACGATGGTATTACAGCAGTAGCCCTTGTAGGTTCATCCATCAAGAATGTATTTGTATCAAAATGCATTAGACACGGTATCTATATACCGATGACAATCGGAAATAACTCAGCGAGTAGCACTTCATTGACCTTATACAATTGCTATACCAGTATAAATGGTGGAGATGGAGTTAGAATCATCAAAGGCGCCTATATTTCTCTGGTGGGGTGTGCGTCAGATTCCAATGTAGGCTATGGGTATCACCTTCAAGAAGGCCTCGGACACTCCCTTTATTGTTGTGGTTGTGAAGAGAATAAATCAGGAAATATTTTTCTATCCGCCTGTAGAGGAGTTGCGTTAAATGTGACCTCCCTTTTGTCAATAATTAATGGAGAAGTTCACGGTATCATCGTAAACCAATCACATAATATTACTATCTCCGGTTATGCAAGATCTGGAGAAGCAAACACAGGATATGCCGTAAATATTCCTTTAAATGGTGGTATTGTAGATCTATCAAATCTGAGTAGCGAAGGACCATGGCAGATCAAGCGAGTTAATACTGGTGTACTGGTCCGAGATCTGAAAAATGCTTTTGTAAGTAAGGACGGTCTATTTGCGCTTAATGGCAATACTGTCCAGCCCGGAAAACTCTTGTCAATCGTCGGATTTCTACCAGACACTGTAAAAACTGCCGTTGAGAATATCGCTTCATTCACTAAGGCTGATTCGGTCCGAAATGTGAATCATTTTGTGCAATCAGTTGTTTCAGACAATAATGAGTCCTATCCACTATTGGTCTCCAATTATACGGGTGTTGCAGTAAAAGGCACTTCGGCTAGCGTTCAGAAATTCGCGTCAAATTATATTGTAGAGTCTAATATCGGAGGAGTTGCAAATGCCAACATAATGATCGATGCACAGAGTGGGACGGTTCCAGCCGGAAACTGGAACATATATTCTGAAAGTCAACGCAAGTCCTATTTCAAAGGGGCCTTAGTTTTAGGTGCTAGTAATGGCAGTGAAGTTATGGGAGGAAATGGATCTCCTGAAGGGGTAATTACAGCGAAGGTTGGAAGTCTTTACATCAACAATTCAGCTACTTCTTCGTCAGATAGTATTTTTATAAAAGATAATGGCTCTAGTAATACAGGATGGTTACCGTTCGTTCCAATGAGTCAAGCTGTTGCTACTGATAACGCCGCAGCAGATCCTGGTGTCACTTATACCCAATCAGAGGTGCAGGCAATCTTAACGGAATTGAGAGACCTAAAAACAAAACTCAGAAATGCAGGTATATTAGCCAGTTAGGTGTTTTTTACTATATAACAAAAATACAAGTTAACAAATGCGGTATTCTAAAAGATACCGCATTTGTT
The window above is part of the Sphingobacterium sp. ML3W genome. Proteins encoded here:
- a CDS encoding aldehyde dehydrogenase family protein; this encodes MKIINQHYVDGQFRPSTGTEKMDIINPSDESLIGHVVLGNKQDMEAAIVAASAALPSFSQTSRAQRMDYLQQLHDALMECLDDLQEVTTTEYGATVQRSRWSNQYAAETFLYFKEILKDFSFERRIGQSAVTMVPIGVTGIMTAWNANSGSICVKLAAAIAAGCTVVIKPSEMSAIQSQVLAECFDRAGLPAGVINMVHGRGDILGTVLSTHPAVAKILFTGSTVVGKIIARNAVDTMKRVTLELSGKSPNIILDDADLKTAIPMAVNAAFMNSGQACIAGTRLLVPEAVLPEVKAVLLRTMATQKVGDPRDEQTVIGPMASQKQFDRIQHFIRRGIDEGAELLVGGLGKPDGLQNGFYVKPTIFTGVSNEMAIAQEEIFGPVLSVITYKTEEEAVAIANDTIYGLHAYVSSSDMARAQRVAAQINAGRVAINTIYHDALAPFGGFKQSGLGREGGLYGLEEQLEPKVIIS
- a CDS encoding O-acetyl-ADP-ribose deacetylase; protein product: MNKIVNVIKGDITKIEVDAIVNAANSSLLGGGGVDGAIHRAGGPAILEECRMIVARQGGCKTGEAVITTAGNLDAKYVIHTVGPVWNGGQKNEENLLANCYFNSLRQAVDNGCTTIAFPNISTGIYRFPKELAAQISMNAINQFLESNTTIKRIIIVCFDDENFQLLQRLSCQ
- a CDS encoding glycosyl hydrolase family 28-related protein, which gives rise to MTSQFLIKNTMADMRSLSVCEITALQSGCFTGVQLLGYYEKGDTPAPIVYFLSTTLDDDDGGSIIETGGIKLEHEFIDELNVRYFGAKGDGTHDDTSAIQSTIDYAPINSEDSGVISPKGFANGFNIQIPRGRYKVSSTIMLKRGLNIKGASMESTQLLSFTPDSVIKYSDEGRYIQDEIKISDLSIWQDKTVTATNGAAIMLDYGSTTVYSMKLMVDNVYIEGTYDGITAVALVGSSIKNVFVSKCIRHGIYIPMTIGNNSASSTSLTLYNCYTSINGGDGVRIIKGAYISLVGCASDSNVGYGYHLQEGLGHSLYCCGCEENKSGNIFLSACRGVALNVTSLLSIINGEVHGIIVNQSHNITISGYARSGEANTGYAVNIPLNGGIVDLSNLSSEGPWQIKRVNTGVLVRDLKNAFVSKDGLFALNGNTVQPGKLLSIVGFLPDTVKTAVENIASFTKADSVRNVNHFVQSVVSDNNESYPLLVSNYTGVAVKGTSASVQKFASNYIVESNIGGVANANIMIDAQSGTVPAGNWNIYSESQRKSYFKGALVLGASNGSEVMGGNGSPEGVITAKVGSLYINNSATSSSDSIFIKDNGSSNTGWLPFVPMSQAVATDNAAADPGVTYTQSEVQAILTELRDLKTKLRNAGILAS